The nucleotide window AACAGAGGCCGTTGTCCATGACAAACAACGCGCCGGTCAAGGAGGATTCAGATGGAGTACAAAGAAATTGCAGGAAGAATGCCGGAAAAGGTGTTTGAGTATTTCAAGGCGCTTTCAGATATTCCCAGGGGCTCTGGAAATACGAAAGCCGTCAGTGACTATTGTGCGGATTTCGCCCGGGCGCGCGGGCTTTTTTACCGGCAGGACGAAGCGGATAATATTGTGATCATAAAAGAAGCTTCTGACGGATATGAAACGGCTCCCACCGTCATGCTGCAGGGCCATCTGGATATGGTATGCGGGAAAGAGGCGGGCGTTCGGCATGACTTTGAACGGGACCCGATCTGCCTGACAGCAGAAGGAGATTATATCCGTGCCGAAGGGACGACGCTGGGAGGGGATGACGGTATAGCGGTCGCTTATGCCCTGGCCATCCTGGATTCCAATGAGATTGCCCATCCGCGCCTGGAATGTGTATTTACTTCCGACGAAGAGATTGGAATGCTGGGGGCGAATGCCCTGGATATGGACGGGCTCCGCGCCAGGTATCTGCTGAACCTGGATTCTGAGGAAGAGGGCAGCTTTCTGGCAGGGTGTGCCGGCGGGGTCCGTTATGATTTGGAACTTCCTCTTTCGTGGAAAATGGCTGAAGGAGTTCCGGTACGGATACAGCTGGTCGGTCTTACAGGCGGCCATTCTGGCGTAGACATTCATAAAGGACGTGCCAACGCGAATCTGCTGATAGGAAGGCTCCTATGGGAGCTTTCTCAGGAGCTTCCGGATATGCGGCTTCTTTCCGCGAGAGGGGGCTCTCAGGACAACGCCATTCCCAGAAATTCGGAACTTCACCTGCTGGTTAAGTGCCAGGACCTGGACTGCTTAAAATCCAAGGTGAAAGAATGGGAAGATATTTTCTGTTCCGAGTACCGGGTTACAGATCCAAAGCTGCGCCTTCTCTTTGAGGCGGATGAGAAAGAAGCTTTTTTGCCGGCAGTTATACCGGAGGATATGGAGCGAGTCTGTTTTCTTCTTCTGAATACGCCAAACGGCGTCCAGGCCATGAGCCAGGAGCTTCCGGAGCTGGTTGAGACTTCTTTGAATCTGGGCGTCCTGACCCTGACAGAGACGGATGGATTTTCTGCTTCCTATTTGGTGCGAAGTTCCTCTTCATCCAGAAAACGCGCGCTGTGCCAGAAACTGGAGCTTTTTATAAAATTCTCAGGAGGCTCCTTTCATACATCTGGAGACTATCCGGAATGGGAATTCCGGCCGGAATCACCGCTTCGCGGGCTGCTTTGCAGGGTATATAAAGAGCAATACGGGAAAGAGGCCAGGGTGGAAACAATTCATGCGGGCGTGGAGTGCGGGCTTTTTTCCGCGGGGATTCCCGGCATTGATGCAGTATCCATGGGGCCGGATATCCTGGATATCCATACCCCGAAGGAGCGTTTGTCCATTTCCTCGGTGGACCGGGTGTGGAAATTTCTGATCGAGGTACTAAAACAGATGAAGGATGCATAGACCTTTATAAAAATGGAACCGGAGCGTGCCGTGAGGAAACGAAACAGCCTGGGATTCCTCGGCTTTGCAGTGCTTCTTCTGGGAATCGTCCTAGTCTGCATGCTGCATTTTTTCTGGGAGAATCCGGTCTATTACCAGTTGAATGAGTATACTTCCGAAGAAGAGCCCTTCCGCGCTATGGCTTTTGGGGAAGGGAACTTGTCCGCCATGTTTTCCATGGCGGAGGAAAAAAAAGAGGACCCCTTTGAAGTCATCGCCGCATTCATGGCGGACAGTGAATATGATCTGACGGACGAGAAAGGTAAATCCCTTTCTTTTGGACGGTGGCAGGACATTAAAAAGGGTGTGAGCAAGGTGAAGCCGGTGGAGTTTACGAAGCTTTCCCATGCCTATGAAACGCTTTTGGCAGACCTTGAATATTTTCCGCTGCCGCAGGGAGACAGCGAAGCCTCCCGGAATTACGGCTATGAAGACTCCTGGGGATATGAACGTACATACGGAGGGGAGCGGCGTCATGAGGGGACAGATATTATGGGCGGCGGAAACAGCCGGGGATTCTTTCCAGTGATAAGCGTGAGCGACGGGACCATCGAGCATATCGGGTGGCTTGAGCTGGGCGGCTGGCGTATCGGCATCCGTACGCCCCACGGCGCATATCTTTATTATGCCCATCTGAGCTCTTATGACCATGAATTTGTACCAGGAGAAGAAATAAAGGCGGGACAGCTTTTGGGATTTATGGGCGATACCGGCTACAGCAAGGTCGAGGGGACCACCGGGAATTTTGCGGTCCATCTGCATTTTGGAATCTATTTTCGGACGGATCACTATGAAGAGCTCAGTGTGAATCCTTATTGGATTCTAAAATATCTGGAGGATAAGAAAGTAAAATATTCCTATTAGCTCCCTATTTGGCAGAAAATATGGTATAATAACTGCGAAGAAGCAAAGTAGAAAGGCAGAGCTGCTGCTTTCGCCCATTCCTATTATTTTACAGGAGTACGGTTTTATGAAGATTCAACTATGGAGAGAGTCCCTCGCTCCGTATCATCTGGCGGTGGAGGAGCTTGTAGTAAAGTTCAACCACATCATCAATGAATGCCGTGAATCAGGCGTTTATTCTCCTATTGAGGCGGTTCAGGGCCGGGTGAAGAAGATTTCCAGCATCCTGGAGAAAGCTCAGCGCAAGGGTATTGCGCTCAATGAGTTTACAGAAAAGCTGGATGATATCGCCGGCATCCGTATCATCTGCCAGTTTGTGGAGGATATCGACAAAGTGGTGCAGCTCATACGCAGCCGCAGAGATATGGAAGTCGTCAGTGAGCGGGACTATATCAGTCATACGAAAGAAAGCGGTTACCGCAGCTATCATGTGAATGTCCTCTATGAGGTTTATACCATGAGCGGAAGTCATAATATACAGGTGGAGATACAGATTCGGACGATGGCCATGAATTTCTGGGCTACGATCGAACATTCCCTGCGCTATAAATATCAGGAAGAGATTCCTGAGAAGCTGGCAGGACGTCTGAGCGCCGCCGCAGAGGCGGTATTGGCGCTGGACTGTGAGATGTCGGCCATCCGCGATGAAATCGTGGACGCCCAGCAGCTCTTTCAGGAGAAAGCCTCTGTGGTGGCGGATATCCTGAATAATCTTCAGAATTTATACAGCGGAGAAGAAGAATACGAAGATGCCATGCTGAATATACAAAATGAATTCTATGAAATCTATCACAACGGCTCACTGGAAGAGCTGGAGGAATTCGGAAGACGGCTGGATAAGCTGGCGGCAGTCAGGAAGGTCCAGGGGCTTCATTCCTTTTGATACATAAAGAAAACGATTGTGCGGTGAATGGATGAATCCAGAGAAAAAGAGTATAGAACTGCCAGAAAAATACCTGGAAGAGATGAGACGGCTCCTGGGGGAGACGGAATTGAAAGCATATCTGACCTGTATGGAAGAAGAAACCTTCCGCGGCATCCGGCTGAATCCGCTAAAGGTGGCGGAGGACGGCATAGCGGGGGTCCTTTCTTCTGCAGACGCCCGGACGGAGGAGCCGGTTCCGTGGTCAGATTCGCTGGGATATTATTATGAAGAAACAGGGACA belongs to Qiania dongpingensis and includes:
- a CDS encoding aminoacyl-histidine dipeptidase; the protein is MEYKEIAGRMPEKVFEYFKALSDIPRGSGNTKAVSDYCADFARARGLFYRQDEADNIVIIKEASDGYETAPTVMLQGHLDMVCGKEAGVRHDFERDPICLTAEGDYIRAEGTTLGGDDGIAVAYALAILDSNEIAHPRLECVFTSDEEIGMLGANALDMDGLRARYLLNLDSEEEGSFLAGCAGGVRYDLELPLSWKMAEGVPVRIQLVGLTGGHSGVDIHKGRANANLLIGRLLWELSQELPDMRLLSARGGSQDNAIPRNSELHLLVKCQDLDCLKSKVKEWEDIFCSEYRVTDPKLRLLFEADEKEAFLPAVIPEDMERVCFLLLNTPNGVQAMSQELPELVETSLNLGVLTLTETDGFSASYLVRSSSSSRKRALCQKLELFIKFSGGSFHTSGDYPEWEFRPESPLRGLLCRVYKEQYGKEARVETIHAGVECGLFSAGIPGIDAVSMGPDILDIHTPKERLSISSVDRVWKFLIEVLKQMKDA
- a CDS encoding GTP pyrophosphokinase produces the protein MKIQLWRESLAPYHLAVEELVVKFNHIINECRESGVYSPIEAVQGRVKKISSILEKAQRKGIALNEFTEKLDDIAGIRIICQFVEDIDKVVQLIRSRRDMEVVSERDYISHTKESGYRSYHVNVLYEVYTMSGSHNIQVEIQIRTMAMNFWATIEHSLRYKYQEEIPEKLAGRLSAAAEAVLALDCEMSAIRDEIVDAQQLFQEKASVVADILNNLQNLYSGEEEYEDAMLNIQNEFYEIYHNGSLEELEEFGRRLDKLAAVRKVQGLHSF
- a CDS encoding M23 family metallopeptidase — its product is MLHFFWENPVYYQLNEYTSEEEPFRAMAFGEGNLSAMFSMAEEKKEDPFEVIAAFMADSEYDLTDEKGKSLSFGRWQDIKKGVSKVKPVEFTKLSHAYETLLADLEYFPLPQGDSEASRNYGYEDSWGYERTYGGERRHEGTDIMGGGNSRGFFPVISVSDGTIEHIGWLELGGWRIGIRTPHGAYLYYAHLSSYDHEFVPGEEIKAGQLLGFMGDTGYSKVEGTTGNFAVHLHFGIYFRTDHYEELSVNPYWILKYLEDKKVKYSY